In Sphingopyxis macrogoltabida, the sequence GCCCTCGAACGCGAGGATGTGCGTCGCGAGGCGATCGAGGAAGAAGCGGTCGTGGCTGATGACCACCGCGCAACCCGCGAAATTTTCAAGCGCTTCCTCGAGCGCGGCGAGCGTTTCGGTGTCGAGGTCGTTGGTCGGTTCGTCGAGCAGCAGCACGTTGCCGCCCTGTTTCAGCATCTTTGCCATGTGGACGCGGTTGCGCTCACCGCCCGACAGCTGGCCGACCTTCTTCTGCTGGTCGACGCCCTTGAAGTTGAACGCGCCGACATAGGCGCGCGTCTGCATCTCGTGCTTGCCGATGTTCATCAGCTCGTGGCCGCCCGAGATTTCCTGCCAGACATTGTTGTCGGGCTTGAGGTCGTCGCGGCTCTGGTCGACGAAGCCGAGGCGGACGGTGTCGCCGATCGTGACCTTGCCGGCATCGGGGGTTTCCTGCCCCGTGATCAGCTTGAACAAGGTCGACTTGCCCGCGCCGTTCGGACCGATCACGCCGACGATGCCGCCGGGCGGCAGCGAGAAGCTGAGGTTTTCGAACAGCAGCTTGTCACCATAGGCCTTCGAGATGCCGTCGACCTCGATGACCTTGCCGCCAAGGCGTTCGGGGACCTGGATGACGATCTGCGCCTTGCCCGGGATACGCTTTTCCTGCGCTTCGACGAGTTGGTCGAAGCTCTTGATACGCGCCTTCGACTTGGCCTGCCGCGCCTTGGGCGACTGCCGGATCCATTCGAGCTCATCCTTGATCGCCTTCTGGCGGCCGGCATCCTCGCGCGCTTCCTGTTCGAGGCGCTTGCCCTTCTTTTCGAGATAGGTCGAATAATTGCCTTCGTAGACGAAATAGCGGCCGCGATCGAGTTCGAGGATCCAGTTCACGACATTGTCGAGGAAGTAGCGATCGTGGGTGACGAGGATGACGTTGCCCGGATAGTCGACGAGATGCTTTTCGAGCCAGGCGACGCTTTCGGCGTCCAAATGGTTGGTCGGTTCGTCGAGCAGCAGGATCGACGGCTTCTCGAGCAGCAAGCGGGTCAGCGCGATGCGGCGGCGTTCGCCGCCCGAGAGATTCTCGACGCTCCAGTCACCGGGCGGGCAGCGCAGCGCTTCCATCGCGATTTCGAGCTGGTTGTCGAGCGTCCAGCCGTCGACCGCGTCGATCTTTTCCTGCAGCGAACCCATTTCTTCCATCAACGCGTCGAAATCGGCGTCGGCGGGCGGATCGGCCATCAGGGTGCTGATCTCGTTGAAGCGCTCCATCATGTCGGCAACGCCGCGGACGCCGTCCATGACGTTTTCCTTGACCGTCTTGGTCGGGTCGAGCTCGGGCTCCTGCGCCAGATAGCCGACGGTAATCCCCTCGCCCGGCCACGCTTCGCCGGTGAATTCGGTGTCGATGCCGGCCATGATCTTCATCAGCGTCGACTTGCCGGTGCCGTTCGGGCCCACGATACCGATCTTGGCATCGGGATAGAATTGCAGGCTGAGGTCCTTCAGCGTCGGCTTTTGCGCGCCGGGATAGGTCTTGTTCAGACCCTTCATCACGAAACTATATTGGGCGGCCATGGAAATGCTCCGGTATGGGCTGGGCCACAGATGCGCGGCCGGAAGAGTTGGGCGCCGGTTAGCGAATGGGCGCGGGCTTGGCAATCGGCGCTTGCGCCCGCGGGTCGGACCGTTACGACAGCGGCATGAAAACTATGCCTTCCTTTACCCGCCTTGCCGGGATTGCCACCCTTCTCCTGACCACCGCCGGCGCTTCCGCCTCGCTTCCGCCGCCGCCGACGGCGGTCGATCTGGCGCAGCGCGGCGACGACATCGCATGGTCGATCACCGAGGATCTGACGACCGAGATCGGCCCGCGCATGGCCGGTACCGAGGCCGAAGCCGCGGCGCGGCGCTGGGCCGTCGCGCGGCTACAGTCGATGGGTTTCGCCAACGTCCGCGAAGAGCAGTTCGATATGCCGGTCTGGGTCCGCGGCGCGGAAGAAGCGTCATTGATCGGCCCTTTCCTGCCCCAGAAACTGGCAATCGCCGCGCTCGGCAACAGCGCTTCGACCGGACCGAAGGGAATCGAAGGCGAGATCGCCTATTTCGCGACCTATGACGAGTTGGTCGCCGCCCCTTCCGGGCAGGTAAAAGGCAAGATCGTCTTCATCGACCATCAGATGAAGGCGGCGCAGGACGGCAGCGGCTATGGCCAATATGGCCGGGCGCGCTTTACGGGCGCCAACGTCGCGGCGAAGAAGGGCGCGGTCGCGGTCGTGATCCGCTCGATCGGAACCGACAGCCACCGGGTGCCGCATACCGGCGGGACCAATTTCGAGGCGGGCGTCACGCCGATCCCCGCTGGCGCCCTGTCGAACCCCGACGCCGACCAGTTGGTACGGCAATGGCAGCGCGCGCAGCGCCTCACCAATCCCGCCACGGCGAAGGACGATGCCGAGCCGCTTCGCATGAAGCTGGTCCTGACGCCGCGGAACCTCGGCACGAAACATTCGGGCAATGTCATCGCCGAAGTGGCGGGCAGCGATCCTGCCGCGAGCCCGGTCATCATCGCCTGCCATCTCGATAGCTGGGACCAGGGCACCGGCGCGATCGACGATGCGGCGGGCTGCGGCATCATTACCGCTGCCGCGAAACATGTGATGGCGGCCGGCCAGTCGCGCCGGACGATCCGGCTGCTCTGGGCCGGCGCCGAAGAGGTCGGCGTCTTCGGCGGAAAGGCCTATTTCGAGGCGCACGGGAAAGAAAAACACGCCGTGGCGATGGAGTCAGACTTCGGCGCCGACCGGATCTGGCGGGTCGACTTCAAGCTGCCCGACAGCGCCAAGGAACTCTCGCATCGCATCGCCCTCGCCGTCGCGCCCTTCGGCGTCACGATGGGCCAGCATCCCGCTGGCGGCGGTGCCGATGTCGGCGCGCTGATCGCGGCAGGGGTACCGGCGATCGACCTGCAACAGGATGGGACACGTTACTTCGACCTGCACCACACGCCCGACGACACGCTGGACAAGGTCGATCCCGCCCAATTGCGGCAGAATGTCGTGGTCTGGACGGCAGTTTTGGCGATTCTCGCCAACAGCAGCGATGCCGAGCTGCCATGAACGTTTCAACTAAATGACAGAATTCCGAGCCCGCCAGCCATCTCAATTATTTTTGTTGACGATTCATGCGGAACGGCTAAATCCCGCCGCTCGCGGTACGGGAAGTTTTCCCGGACGCGGAAAGGCATTTTAGGGAGCCCACACATCATGAAGAAGTTTGCTGCTATCGCCGTTGCTGCCAGCATGTTCGCCCTCGCCGCTTGCGGTGAAAAGGCTGCTGAAGAAGCCACCACCGACGCCCCGGCTGCTGAAGCTGTTGCGGAAGAAGGCGCTGACGCCGCTGCTGCTGGCGCCGACGCCGCTGCCGCTGGTGCCGACGCTGCCGCTGCTGGCGCCGACGCTGCTGCCGCTCCGGCCGCTGACGCCGCTGCTGCTCCGGCTGCCGACGCTGCCGCTCCGGCTGCTGACGCCAAGGCTGCTGCTCCGGCTGAAGAAAAGAAGTAAGTCGCAGCCCTTCGGGGCAATGACTGAAACGAAAAGGGACGGTCTTCCTTCGGGAAGGCCGTCTTTTTTTGTTTGGCTTCCGCCATCCGGAACGGTCGGGCGCCGCCATGCGTCCATTCGGCAAGCATGAGGATGGAGACGCGCATGTCCGAAACCACGATCCCCTTCACGATGGCAGGTCTCGACCATGTCGTCCTTCGTGTATCCGACATTCGGACGATGCTCGATTTCTATCATGACGTGCTGGGATGCAGCGACGAGCGCACCCAGTTCGAAATCGGACTGTTCCAGCTCCGCGCCGGTCGTTCGCTGATCGATCTGGTGACGATCGACGGCAAGCTGGGCGCCGCCGGGGGCGCCGCACCGGGCCGCGAGGGCCGCAACCTCGACCATTTTGCACTGGCTATCCATCCCTTCGACGAAAATGCGATCCGCGCGCATCTGGCCCGTCATGGCGTCGCGATCGAGCAGTCGGGGCCGCGTTACGGCGCCGAAGGCGAAGGTCCGTCGGTCTATTTCCGCGATCCCGAAGGAAATCTGATCGAACTCAAGGGCCCCGCAGAGCACAGCGTATAGACTTGCCCTTCGACGCCGTCTAAGGCGCCCACGGCGTCGGGGAGTGGCGCAGCCCGGTAGCGCGCTTGCTTTGGGAGCAAGATGTCGCAGGTTCGAATCCTGTCTCCCCGACCACTCTCTCCGCCGTTACCCCGCCGACGTCGCGATCAATCGCGCATAATAATCGATCATGCGGCGAAAGCTGTCGATCGTCATATGCTCGTTGGTGCCGTGGATCATTGCGGTTTCCTTGAGCGTGAAGTGCATCGGCATGAAGCGGTACACATCGTCCGAAATCGGCTCCATGCTGCGGCTGTCGGTTGCCGCGACGACGAGATAGGGCGAAACCACCGCATCGGGAGCGTCGGCGCGCGCTGCGGCGACGACATATTTCCAGCCCGGCGAACTGCTCGACGACACGCGCGAAGGCTCGTTCGGCGGTTTGACCCAGGTCAGTTCGACCGGCGCGTCGCCGACCGCGGCCTTGGCGCGCGCCATGACATCGGCCGAGCTGTTCCACGGCGCAATGCGATAGTTGATCAGCGCCGATGCCGATTGCGGCAGCACATTCTCTTTCGGGCTTCCTTGCAGCATCGTCGGCGCGATCGTGGTGTGGAATGCGGCGGCCGACGATGGCGAGCCCGCCACCTCGCGCTTGACGAGCGAGCCGAGCAGCCACTGGTTGGCGACCGCCATCTTGGTCGTGCCGCCCTTGTGCGCCGCCAGTGCCTCGATCATCGCCGCGCCGGGGCCGCGCATCTCGATCGGGAAAGGTTTCTCGGTGATCGCCAGCACGGCGCGCGCGAGCGTCGTCACCCCGGTTTCCGGCGGCGGCATCGAACTGTGCCCGCCGGGAGCGTTGGCGGTGACCTTGAGCGTCGCATAGCCTTTTTCGGCGACGCCGATCAGGATCGCCGGGCCATTGATCACCGGCGTATCGCGCAGCACGACGCTGCCCTCGTCGAGCGTGAACAGCGCGCGGACGCCGTCGGCCTTGAGCTTCGCCGCCGCCGCGACCGCGCCCGAACCGCCGGCTTCCTCATCATGCCCCGAAACCAGATAGATGCCGCGTTTCGGCTTGAAACCCTGCGCCGCCAGCGCCTCCAGCGCCTCGAACAGGCCGATCAGCGATCCCTTGTCGTCGACCGTACCGCGGCCCCAGACGGCGTTTTCGGCGATCGTTCCGGCGAAGGGCGGATATTTCCAGTCGCCTTCGGTGCCTTCGGTGACCGGGACGACATCCTGATGCGCCATCACGATGATCGGCTTCGCCGCCGGATCGCTGCCCGGCCAGTGATAGATGAGCGTCCGGTTCGGCAGGATGGTGCGCGTCATCGCGCGATGCATCGCCGGATAGGTCTTCGCCAGCCAGCCGTGCAGCCGGTCCCATTCGGCAATCTCGTTTTCGGCGGGGTCCTGATGCGAGATCGTGCGGATCTGCGCCGCCGCGCTGAGATGGGCGACGGCGGCATCAAGATCATAGGGCGGCGCGGCGGCAAGGCGGATGTCGCTGCCGTCGGCGATATCCTTGGGCGCGAAGCCTGCCGTGCGCACTGCGACCGTTCCCGCCGCCAGTGCTAGCACCGCAAGACCGCCCAGGATGATGATCCGCCGTTTCGCCATAATTACTCCCCTCCGCCATCTGCGGCCAATGGACCGCGATCGGTTGCAAGATGCAAGGGAAATGCCGGTGCGGCGGGAGAAAATGGTGGGCCCGGCAGGACTCGAACCCGCAACCTAGCCGTTATGAGCGGCCAGCTCTAACCATTGAGCTACAGGCCCCTCCTTTACCCGGCGGGGTGTGCGGGCGATAGCGGAGCACCCGGCGGATTGGCAAGCGGCAACGCGCTCAGACCGCACTTGCCCTGCGTTCGGCCATCGCCAATATCTCCGCCGCGGTCGTCGCTTCGACACCCCGCCGAGCCAGATGCTCCAGCAAGACGTCCCACCAGCGATAGAAGAGGTCGAGATCGGCGCTGCTGCGGACATAGGGCGTATTGCCGGGCTGCAGCGACGGCGAGTGAAAGGAGAAGTTGAGGACCGGCACCCGCTGGTCGAGGGCGATATCGACCGCCCGGCAGGCACGCTCGGCGGGAATACCCTCGGGGGTCAGGGCGATCCGCTCGACGAGCCCCAGCCGCGCGAGCGCTGCGCCGACATGGGTGCCTTGCCGCGCAAGCCGATGGTAAAGGCTGCTGCCCGCCCGCCCCAGCAAACCGCCGAACACCGTCGTCACAGGCACTTCGAGGATATCGCCCTGCCCGGCCGGCACCCACCAGGGCGCGAGCGGCGCGCCGCGATAGTCGGGGCCATGTCCGGCGCGATAATCGAAGCCCGAGCGGACCGACGTATCGCAGCGGAAGCCGAGTTCGGCGAGGATCGTTGCCGTTTCGGGGCCCAGGCCATAGCGGCCGGCCCGATAGACGAGCGGCGAAAGGCGAAAACGGTCGCGGATCCCGTCGCGCAGCGCCGTCATCTTGGCGCGCTGGAGTTGGGCGGGCAAGTTGCCGGTATAGCTGTTTTGCTCGCTCACCTCCTCGTCGTGCGGCGGGGTCACCCAAGGATGAAGCTGCGCGCCGATTTCGCAGCGCCCGTCCGCCGCCGCCGCGCCCAATATCTCGACCGCGCGGTCGTCGGTGACGATCGGCCAGTCGACCAGATAAATGGGCCGCACGCCTGCACGCTCGAACCACGCCTGGCATTCGGCGAGCGCGGGAACCGAGTCGAGGCGATAGCCGCTGCGCGCAAAGGGCGCCCGCCAGTCGAAATCCTCTTCGGTGTCGATCGTCACCCAGAAGCGTGGCCGTTCGCCGGCATCGAGCAGGATCAGGCTCGACGCTGCTGGATGTGCCAAGAGATTGCCCGCAGGCTGCACCGCAATTTCCCCCGTCGGCCCCGGTCCGCGCTCTATTCGCTTTGCTGGACGTCCAGCCCGCTGCCAGCGCCCGGGTTGGCCGAGGGCAGATGCAAGGTCAAGGCGTTATGCCCGATTTCGAGTCGTCCCCCGGCGCCGCGCGCGAGGCTGTCGACGAGACGGAGCGAAAAGCCGAGGCTGAGGATCGCCGCGCCGGGCGCTTCGCCTTCGGGGCTGAAACCGGGATCGAGCAGGTTGGCGGCGGTCGCGAAGCGAATCGACGCCGGACGGACGATGCGTAGTTGCAGCATGTCGTCATGCGCCGTTTCGGTGACAAGCTGCCCGACCATGATCGTCCCCGGTTCGGAAACATCGACCAGCGCGGTAAGCAGGCGGCCGATCATCCGGCGCGCGTTGGCGTCGCCCGCCCGGGCGAAAAACGACCCGCCGACGCGCGAGATGCTGAGGTCGATCCGCTGTTCCGCGAGCAGCCCGGCAAGGTCGTGCTCGACCTGCGCCACGATCGCCGCGACGTCGACCGTTTCACCGACCGGTTCGGTTGCCACGCTTTCGCCGGCCCGCGCCGCAGTTTCGAGGTCGTCGATGATCGCCTGGATCGAAGCGGCGTCGGCGACGATCGTCTCCGCCATCCCGCGATACGCCCCGCTGACCGGACCGAACATCTGCCCCGAGATGATCTGGGCAAAACCGGAGATGGCGTTGAGCGGGCTGCGCAGTTCATGGATGAGCTGGCGGATCGAATCGCCCGAATCCGGCGCTGCCGGATGGCCGTAGGGTGTCTCGTTGCGGTAGGGTCGCCGCGCGGTACCGCGGTATCCGCGAAACTGTCCGGTCGCCGGGTCGAACCAGGGCAAGGCCGAAAAACGCCACTCGCCCGCATCGGCGGGCGTGCCGTCGAGGATCATGCGCGCGTTGATCATCTCCGCCCGCTGGCGAAACGCGCCCGCGGCGACGCCATCGGTGCCCGGCTCGCCGCCGAAGGCAGCCTCGGCGATCGACAGGCCGATCGCGCTGCCGCGTGCGATCCCGTCGACCCAGTGAATGACGCCATCGGGGCCGGTTTCGAAAAGGAAACCGGTGCGCGGCTTGCGCGCCGCCGTCGGCTGGCCGCGCGTCGACTGGAACTTGTCGATCCGCCGGACGAGTTCGCTGATCTGGTTCGACCCGGTATCGTTGGCCGGCGAAGCCGCCGCAACCTCGGCGCCGGTCTCGGCAAGCGCCATCGGCGTTTCGATCGCGTTCGCCGGCTGGGGCAAGGCGACCGATCCGCTGCCGAGGCTGGCCAACGCGCGGCGGACATTGACCGGCAGGTCGTCGCGTCCGGCGAGGATCGACCGCGCCATCGCCCCCGTCGCCGGGAGCAGCGCGAGCCAGTCGGCTTCCGACAAACGCGCGCCGCCGAGCATCGCGGCCGATACCGCGGGCACGTCATTGGCATAAAGCGCGACGAGCGGCGCAAACCGGCCATGGCGTGCGATCGCCCGCGCGCAATCACGGCGGACATTTTCGGGGACCTGCGGCCGCAGGACGGCGAGCGCATGCAAGCTGCGACGAATATCGCCATCGCGCAGTTGATTGCCGCGCTGCGCCAGAATATCGGAGAGTTGACGCCACGCAGCAATGCTCGCCCGGCGGTCCGAAGGCGCCTGGCGCAAGATGGTCGTAATCATCGAGTCAGCAGTCACGCGAAGCCGGCCCCACCCTCATTTCGTTGGTTAGCGTATCCTTAGCGGCTAGCGTGAATCAATGGGTCATGAAAGCACCTTAACCATCCTCGTCGCATTGTGGGACAATTGCATTCGCCTGAAATAATATTATGGTCAGCGGCTTGCAAGGACAGCGGAAGTTACAAAATGGCGAGCCAAAAATTCGATCAGATCGATTTGCAGATATTGGGCGAGCTGCAAAAAAACGGGCGGATGACGAATGTGGAGCTGGCGCAGATGGTCGGGCTGACCGCCCCGCCGTGCCTGCGCCGCGTCCGTGCACTCGAAGAATCGGGGGTTATCCGGTCCTACCACGCCGACCTCGACGCCGCGAAGCTCGGCTATGGCATCACGGTGTTCGCGATGGTCAGCCTGCGCAGCCAGGCCGAATCGGACCTCAAGGCGTTCGAGGATTATGTCGGCGGCCTGCCCGAAGTGCGCGAATGCTATATGCTGAACGGCGAGATCGACTTCTTGCTGAAGGTTGTCGCGCGCGATCTCCAGAGCTTCCAGTCGTTCCTGACCGCGCACCTGACGTCGGCGCCCAATGTCACCAGCGTGAAGACCTCGCTGACGATCCGCACCGCAAAGCAGCTCGCCGGCATCCCTGTCGAAGACTAGTCTGACGGTCCGCAATAAAAAAGGGCGCCGTCCGGGGAGGACGGCGCCCATTTCTGCATCGAGTAAAGGAATCAGCTTCCCGTTGCGGGTGTCGCGGCGGGCGCCGGCGCGGCGCCGCCATCGACCTTGATCACCCACAGATCGGCAAGCCGCTTGCGGGGGCCGGTGACCTGCGCGAAGCTGGCTTTCGCGCCGGCGGCATCGCCGGCCAGCGCCTGCGCCACACCCATCCGGTAGGTCCAGAGCTCCTTGTCGCCGCCGGCAGCGATCGCCGCCTTGTAGAGCGGCACCGCGTCGGCGTAGCGGCGATAGCTGACCAGAGCGTCGCCGGTCGCGCCCGCGACCTTCGGGTTCGACTGCGTCGAAGGCTTGGCGGCATAGGCGGTCAGCGTCGATTCCTCGTCGCCCGCGCGTTCGCCCTGCGTCTTCGCGATTCCGTCGAAATTGGCGTCGGGCGTCGGAATGACCTTGCTCGCCTTGCCTTCGGCGACCAGCGCAACGACTTCGCCGGGAAGCGCGGCTTCGGTGGCGAGCGCAGCATATTCCGAATATTCGGGGCGCTGGAGCATCGATTTGGTCGCGCGCATCAGCCGCAGCGTGTCGAGCGCGATTTCCTTGTTCTCACCGGTCTGCTGCAACAGGATGAACAGCGTCTGACGCCACACTTGCGGCTGGTTATAGTCGCGCATGCGGAGCGTCATCAGGTCGAGCGCCTCGGGATTGCGGTTCGCCTTTTGCAGCGCCTGGATCGGACGCACATAAAGCTCGTCCGAGGGACGCTGTCCGGCGGCACGGCTGGCTTCGATGCCGGCCTTGGCGATCGTGAGCCCCTGGTCGATCTGGCCCTGCTGCAAATAGCTGTCCATCAGCAACAGCGGCAGTTGCGCCTCGGTCGAACCCGCGGCCTTCGCCGCTTCGAGGCGCTTCACCGCCTTCGCATAATCCTTGGCGCCATAGGCAAAGTTGCCCGAGAAGAAATTATAGGTCGCGGCATTTTCCGCCGGCGTGACGCCCGTGTCGAGCATCGCGTCGAGCCCCTGGCTCTGCACCGCCTGATCCTTGTTCAGGATGCCGAGCTGGAGCTGGTAGAAGCCGGCGAGATATTTGTCGTCGGGGGTCGTGGCCGATGCCTGGCCTTCGGCCAGCGCGGCTTGCAATGCAGCGGCGTCCTTGGCCTTCGACGCTTCTTCCATCTTCTTGGCGGCGGGGATGAAGCCCTTGCTGACCGAAATGCCGCCTCCCTTGGCGGACTCTTCCTTCTTGTCCTTTTCCTTCTTTTCCTTGGCACCGGCGGGGGCAGCGGACATCATCAGCGCGCAGCCCAGCGCAGCGGCCATCGCCGTCGCGGGCATCGAGCGAAAACGCTTGAACATCGAAATCTCTCCTCAAAGATACGGCCGCCTCGCCTCGGCACACAAATGGGCTCGGCCGCGGTTCGGTAACGCGGCTAAACCCGTCGCGTTGCCAAGGCAAGACAGCCGGGGTCGATATTTATCATGTAGAGGCGCGGCTGAACGGGGATTGAACCCGGATTGGCGCAAGTGGAGCGTTCAGACCTCGTCGATCGCCCGGTTGATCTGACGCAGCACTGCGGGATCGCCGGGCGCGCCAGCCATCGCCGCTTCGGAAAGCTGGATGAGCGGCACGATTCCGAATGTCGCGGCCAGCCCCTTAAGCCGCAGGGCCGCGACGTGCCAGTTCGCATCGCAACGGGCGCGGCGCATCAGGTCGGCAAGGTCGCGGGCGCTGTCCGTGAACACGCTGCGCAGTTCGAGCGTGATCGCTGCGTCGTCACCGACGGCGGAACTCAGATACCGGTCGAGAGGGCCACTATCGAAAGACATTCCACAGGCTTGGCAGCTTGTGGTTAAGTTTCGGTTTCTCGGGCGACATTTGGTGCTAAGATGGGGGGATGACGGGGGAAAAGAAGATCGTCGGATTGTGGCGGGATTCCGCGGCAAACCAGGAAACGGACGGCAAGGTTCCGGAACAGGCCGCTGCGCCCGAAGCAGCGCCTGCGCCCGAAACCGCGCCTGCCGCCGAACGGGATTGGCTGGATATGTCGCCGCTTACCGAAGCCGAAACCGCGGACGACGCGAGCGACGCTCCTGCCCCGCCCTCGGCATGGCGCGATCGCCTCGCCCCGGCCCTTCTCATCCTGCTCGGCGCCGGCTGGACATTCTTTGCGCTTTATGGCGCGACCGGCGGCTTCGC encodes:
- the ettA gene encoding energy-dependent translational throttle protein EttA is translated as MAAQYSFVMKGLNKTYPGAQKPTLKDLSLQFYPDAKIGIVGPNGTGKSTLMKIMAGIDTEFTGEAWPGEGITVGYLAQEPELDPTKTVKENVMDGVRGVADMMERFNEISTLMADPPADADFDALMEEMGSLQEKIDAVDGWTLDNQLEIAMEALRCPPGDWSVENLSGGERRRIALTRLLLEKPSILLLDEPTNHLDAESVAWLEKHLVDYPGNVILVTHDRYFLDNVVNWILELDRGRYFVYEGNYSTYLEKKGKRLEQEAREDAGRQKAIKDELEWIRQSPKARQAKSKARIKSFDQLVEAQEKRIPGKAQIVIQVPERLGGKVIEVDGISKAYGDKLLFENLSFSLPPGGIVGVIGPNGAGKSTLFKLITGQETPDAGKVTIGDTVRLGFVDQSRDDLKPDNNVWQEISGGHELMNIGKHEMQTRAYVGAFNFKGVDQQKKVGQLSGGERNRVHMAKMLKQGGNVLLLDEPTNDLDTETLAALEEALENFAGCAVVISHDRFFLDRLATHILAFEGDSHVEWFEGNFESYEEDKIRRLGDDATRPHATSYKKLTR
- a CDS encoding M28 family peptidase translates to MPSFTRLAGIATLLLTTAGASASLPPPPTAVDLAQRGDDIAWSITEDLTTEIGPRMAGTEAEAAARRWAVARLQSMGFANVREEQFDMPVWVRGAEEASLIGPFLPQKLAIAALGNSASTGPKGIEGEIAYFATYDELVAAPSGQVKGKIVFIDHQMKAAQDGSGYGQYGRARFTGANVAAKKGAVAVVIRSIGTDSHRVPHTGGTNFEAGVTPIPAGALSNPDADQLVRQWQRAQRLTNPATAKDDAEPLRMKLVLTPRNLGTKHSGNVIAEVAGSDPAASPVIIACHLDSWDQGTGAIDDAAGCGIITAAAKHVMAAGQSRRTIRLLWAGAEEVGVFGGKAYFEAHGKEKHAVAMESDFGADRIWRVDFKLPDSAKELSHRIALAVAPFGVTMGQHPAGGGADVGALIAAGVPAIDLQQDGTRYFDLHHTPDDTLDKVDPAQLRQNVVVWTAVLAILANSSDAELP
- a CDS encoding VOC family protein; protein product: MSETTIPFTMAGLDHVVLRVSDIRTMLDFYHDVLGCSDERTQFEIGLFQLRAGRSLIDLVTIDGKLGAAGGAAPGREGRNLDHFALAIHPFDENAIRAHLARHGVAIEQSGPRYGAEGEGPSVYFRDPEGNLIELKGPAEHSV
- a CDS encoding M20 family peptidase, with product MAKRRIIILGGLAVLALAAGTVAVRTAGFAPKDIADGSDIRLAAAPPYDLDAAVAHLSAAAQIRTISHQDPAENEIAEWDRLHGWLAKTYPAMHRAMTRTILPNRTLIYHWPGSDPAAKPIIVMAHQDVVPVTEGTEGDWKYPPFAGTIAENAVWGRGTVDDKGSLIGLFEALEALAAQGFKPKRGIYLVSGHDEEAGGSGAVAAAAKLKADGVRALFTLDEGSVVLRDTPVINGPAILIGVAEKGYATLKVTANAPGGHSSMPPPETGVTTLARAVLAITEKPFPIEMRGPGAAMIEALAAHKGGTTKMAVANQWLLGSLVKREVAGSPSSAAAFHTTIAPTMLQGSPKENVLPQSASALINYRIAPWNSSADVMARAKAAVGDAPVELTWVKPPNEPSRVSSSSSPGWKYVVAAARADAPDAVVSPYLVVAATDSRSMEPISDDVYRFMPMHFTLKETAMIHGTNEHMTIDSFRRMIDYYARLIATSAG
- a CDS encoding polysaccharide deacetylase family protein, whose product is MAHPAASSLILLDAGERPRFWVTIDTEEDFDWRAPFARSGYRLDSVPALAECQAWFERAGVRPIYLVDWPIVTDDRAVEILGAAAADGRCEIGAQLHPWVTPPHDEEVSEQNSYTGNLPAQLQRAKMTALRDGIRDRFRLSPLVYRAGRYGLGPETATILAELGFRCDTSVRSGFDYRAGHGPDYRGAPLAPWWVPAGQGDILEVPVTTVFGGLLGRAGSSLYHRLARQGTHVGAALARLGLVERIALTPEGIPAERACRAVDIALDQRVPVLNFSFHSPSLQPGNTPYVRSSADLDLFYRWWDVLLEHLARRGVEATTAAEILAMAERRASAV
- a CDS encoding histidine kinase dimerization/phospho-acceptor domain-containing protein; its protein translation is MITTILRQAPSDRRASIAAWRQLSDILAQRGNQLRDGDIRRSLHALAVLRPQVPENVRRDCARAIARHGRFAPLVALYANDVPAVSAAMLGGARLSEADWLALLPATGAMARSILAGRDDLPVNVRRALASLGSGSVALPQPANAIETPMALAETGAEVAAASPANDTGSNQISELVRRIDKFQSTRGQPTAARKPRTGFLFETGPDGVIHWVDGIARGSAIGLSIAEAAFGGEPGTDGVAAGAFRQRAEMINARMILDGTPADAGEWRFSALPWFDPATGQFRGYRGTARRPYRNETPYGHPAAPDSGDSIRQLIHELRSPLNAISGFAQIISGQMFGPVSGAYRGMAETIVADAASIQAIIDDLETAARAGESVATEPVGETVDVAAIVAQVEHDLAGLLAEQRIDLSISRVGGSFFARAGDANARRMIGRLLTALVDVSEPGTIMVGQLVTETAHDDMLQLRIVRPASIRFATAANLLDPGFSPEGEAPGAAILSLGFSLRLVDSLARGAGGRLEIGHNALTLHLPSANPGAGSGLDVQQSE
- a CDS encoding Lrp/AsnC family transcriptional regulator, which gives rise to MASQKFDQIDLQILGELQKNGRMTNVELAQMVGLTAPPCLRRVRALEESGVIRSYHADLDAAKLGYGITVFAMVSLRSQAESDLKAFEDYVGGLPEVRECYMLNGEIDFLLKVVARDLQSFQSFLTAHLTSAPNVTSVKTSLTIRTAKQLAGIPVED
- a CDS encoding Hpt domain-containing protein encodes the protein MSFDSGPLDRYLSSAVGDDAAITLELRSVFTDSARDLADLMRRARCDANWHVAALRLKGLAATFGIVPLIQLSEAAMAGAPGDPAVLRQINRAIDEV